The following proteins are co-located in the bacterium genome:
- a CDS encoding Rrf2 family transcriptional regulator — protein sequence MIFSKQTSYAIRALVYLAQNSANGPVLVATIAKAEYLTAPFLSKLMGELSANGIVSGARGPGGDLPSQKSQIYFIV from the coding sequence ATGATCTTCTCAAAACAAACAAGCTACGCCATACGCGCATTGGTCTATCTTGCTCAGAATAGCGCAAACGGCCCCGTGCTTGTAGCTACAATCGCGAAGGCAGAATACTTGACTGCGCCATTCCTATCCAAACTTATGGGAGAATTATCTGCCAACGGAATCGTCTCTGGAGCGCGCGGGCCAGGTGGGGATTTACCTTCGCAAAAGAGCCAAATATATTTCATTGTATGA
- a CDS encoding TSUP family transporter yields the protein MIEPHSLASVSAAAPDIFCGCHLLFGLGTAHRAIGLCLQCSLPVAQLSGTALVLNVMVSLLAFWSFYRGGHKLPPFVWVPVASLVPFSFIGGALTVTDSIYKFLLAAALILSAARLAIGETRVNCRKYQDTAVACTAGVGPSIGFLSGIVGGGGGIFRAQSPSFALDDCEIGRNSVGVVHPREFTFWNRGSCNDSQINCDTGARPNHLRICRRTHRFIFRLKAL from the coding sequence GTGATTGAACCGCATTCACTCGCTTCTGTTTCCGCTGCTGCTCCTGATATTTTTTGTGGCTGCCATCTACTCTTCGGGTTGGGCACGGCGCATCGGGCTATTGGGCTGTGCTTGCAATGTTCCTTGCCAGTCGCTCAGTTGTCCGGCACGGCCTTGGTGTTAAACGTCATGGTCTCGTTACTCGCGTTTTGGTCATTCTATCGCGGTGGACATAAGCTTCCGCCATTTGTTTGGGTCCCGGTGGCGTCGTTGGTGCCGTTCTCCTTTATCGGTGGAGCTTTGACCGTCACAGACAGCATCTACAAGTTTCTGCTTGCTGCGGCTTTGATCCTTTCAGCCGCTCGATTGGCAATCGGAGAAACGCGCGTCAACTGTCGAAAGTACCAGGACACCGCAGTCGCTTGCACTGCGGGAGTCGGCCCGTCAATTGGTTTTCTATCCGGTATTGTCGGTGGGGGTGGTGGAATATTTCGAGCCCAATCGCCATCTTTTGCGCTGGACGACTGTGAAATCGGCCGCAACTCTGTCGGCGTTGTTCATCCTCGTGAATTCACTTTCTGGAATCGTGGGTCGTGCAATGACTCACAAATTAACTGTGACACCGGCGCTCGGCCTAATCATCTCCGTATTTGCCGGCGGACTCATCGGTTCATATTTCGGCTCAAAGCACTTTGA
- a CDS encoding nucleotidyltransferase family protein, translated as MNDGNSTTKIAIAILAGGRSSRMGVSKAGVRLVSGKSLFDHVYDCACELNLPCIAVGHVDGVKLTRIQVCKFFLTKSLIAGRLALLGLFGSNLARHYLILACDQPLLTPELLGRLLVEVDERSTVFSDLKQTYNSPLPGRYPCELAADRREIATPTPRVVAGAANSVECANDLP; from the coding sequence ATGAATGATGGCAACAGCACAACAAAGATCGCAATTGCCATCCTGGCAGGTGGCAGAAGCTCGCGAATGGGAGTTTCTAAGGCAGGTGTCAGATTGGTTTCTGGCAAATCTCTTTTTGACCATGTATACGATTGTGCATGCGAACTCAATCTGCCGTGTATCGCGGTTGGTCATGTTGATGGCGTCAAATTAACGCGTATACAGGTTTGCAAATTCTTCCTGACGAAATCACTGATCGCGGGCCGGTTGGCGCTGCTTGGGTTGTTCGGAAGCAATCTCGCACGTCACTATCTTATATTGGCCTGTGATCAACCATTGCTAACACCCGAGTTACTGGGCCGCCTGCTTGTTGAGGTTGACGAACGATCCACGGTGTTTAGCGATTTGAAACAAACATACAACTCGCCCCTGCCCGGTCGTTACCCCTGCGAGCTTGCTGCCGATCGTCGAGAAATTGCTACTCCAACCCCGCGCGTCGTTGCAGGAGCTGCTAACTCTGTCGAATGCGCGAACGATCTGCCTTGA
- a CDS encoding Rrf2 family transcriptional regulator: protein MLFSHSAAYAVRALTWLACQPKDSRWLATDVASREGIPRPYLSKVLGVLKTQGLISSVRGPNGGYVLVQDPDSISLMHVLTLFDSENGLLSARLPLETAVNAHSARLGMFGTARERHFSTLWKLPLLDR, encoded by the coding sequence ATGTTGTTTTCCCATTCAGCCGCTTATGCGGTTCGGGCGTTGACTTGGTTGGCATGCCAGCCAAAGGACAGCCGTTGGCTGGCTACGGATGTGGCCAGTAGGGAAGGCATCCCGCGCCCCTATCTCAGCAAAGTACTCGGAGTTTTAAAAACACAGGGACTCATTTCGTCCGTCCGTGGCCCCAACGGCGGATACGTCCTCGTGCAAGACCCCGATTCTATCTCTTTGATGCATGTGCTGACACTCTTTGATTCCGAAAATGGGTTACTGAGTGCCCGCTTGCCTTTGGAAACTGCGGTGAATGCACACTCTGCCCGCTTGGGGATGTTTGGGACGGCACGCGAACGACACTTCAGCACTTTGTGGAAGCTACCACTATTGGATCGTTAG
- a CDS encoding radical SAM protein: MERNIPQNNLGDSQNILVDRFGRVHDYLRISVTDRCNLRCTYCMPAAGLQWKTNEQLLSSDEIVQVARVMAGLGVKKIRLTGGEPTTRHDLADLVVRLATIDGINSVSLTTNGVLFARSALSLKQAGAEWSEYQSGQSESGDIQEDRAQRRTETSARIYRGCDSDRIRAGQDQHGGHGRRERA, from the coding sequence ATGGAACGCAACATTCCACAAAATAATCTGGGCGATTCCCAAAATATACTTGTGGATCGTTTCGGTCGTGTTCATGATTATCTCAGAATCTCCGTGACCGACCGCTGCAACTTGCGTTGTACCTATTGCATGCCCGCTGCTGGATTGCAATGGAAAACGAACGAACAGCTGCTGAGTAGTGATGAGATTGTCCAGGTCGCGCGCGTCATGGCCGGGCTGGGAGTCAAGAAGATCCGGCTGACCGGGGGAGAGCCCACTACCCGTCACGATCTTGCGGACCTGGTCGTGCGACTGGCGACAATTGACGGTATCAATTCCGTTTCGTTGACAACAAACGGAGTTCTATTTGCCCGCAGCGCTCTGTCGCTCAAGCAAGCAGGGGCTGAGTGGAGTGAATATCAGTCTGGACAGTCTGAATCGGGAGACATTCAAGAAGATCGCGCGCAGAGACGCACTGAAACAAGTGCTCGAATCTATCGAGGCTGCGATTCAGACCGGATTCGAGCTGGTCAAGATCAACATGGTGGTCATGGCCGGCGTGAACGAGCATGA
- a CDS encoding MOSC domain-containing protein, protein MSECIIDTAEQTISGKIVAISTSTRRGIPKSNQQEVRLIENWGMENDVHAGDWHRQISILAMESVQKMRDKGVPVRPGAFAENLTTEFIDIPNLAIGTRVAIGDTELEITQIGKECHQKCAIFYRAGDCVMPREGIFAIVKKGGVIKVGDPVIVHSAELGKAENYMSTDEVAL, encoded by the coding sequence ATGTCAGAGTGCATCATAGACACTGCTGAGCAAACGATAAGCGGCAAAATCGTCGCAATCTCGACCAGCACGCGCCGCGGCATTCCAAAATCTAATCAGCAAGAAGTGCGGCTGATAGAGAACTGGGGGATGGAGAATGACGTGCACGCGGGAGACTGGCATCGTCAAATCAGTATTCTGGCCATGGAGAGTGTCCAGAAGATGCGCGACAAAGGTGTGCCGGTTCGACCCGGAGCCTTCGCAGAGAATCTCACAACCGAATTCATAGACATTCCTAACCTTGCTATCGGGACGCGCGTAGCTATTGGCGATACTGAATTGGAAATCACTCAAATCGGGAAAGAGTGTCATCAGAAGTGCGCGATCTTCTATCGTGCGGGTGACTGCGTGATGCCCCGCGAAGGAATTTTTGCAATTGTGAAAAAGGGCGGCGTCATCAAAGTTGGAGATCCTGTTATTGTACATTCCGCAGAACTTGGCAAAGCTGAGAATTACATGAGTACGGACGAGGTGGCTTTATGA
- a CDS encoding c-type cytochrome, with protein MTRIVLALFAAITLLSPLGRAQSPDSLQASDTTSHVDVAAQSYAQKCAGCHTVGGGKLTGPDLLPTRAWPKPELAAKIKLMEPRVGPMSQDEINQFVNLLQDTRTQERIQIAQELASKAVAATLAPASLSEGQRLFEGATQLANGGIACATCHRAGAMGGSLGPDLTGLHTRMGKVAMTSAIQQTQFLVMSGTYKNQPITAQEAVHLAEYLSNPNLMPTASMEDKAPILGASLGVISLLIVVGLYRKRPRNSLSRHRGTA; from the coding sequence ATGACACGAATCGTGCTCGCTCTGTTTGCTGCAATCACACTATTGTCGCCGTTGGGACGTGCGCAATCGCCTGACTCGCTTCAGGCATCGGACACGACATCTCATGTTGATGTTGCGGCACAAAGCTACGCGCAAAAATGCGCAGGCTGCCATACAGTTGGTGGCGGCAAGCTCACCGGCCCCGACCTTTTGCCCACACGCGCTTGGCCAAAACCCGAACTTGCCGCAAAGATAAAGCTGATGGAACCGCGTGTCGGGCCAATGTCTCAAGACGAGATCAACCAATTTGTGAATCTTCTGCAGGATACGCGCACACAAGAGCGAATTCAAATCGCGCAAGAACTGGCAAGCAAGGCAGTTGCGGCAACCCTTGCGCCAGCATCACTTAGTGAAGGTCAGAGACTGTTCGAAGGCGCAACGCAATTGGCCAATGGCGGTATCGCGTGTGCTACATGTCATCGCGCGGGCGCTATGGGTGGTTCGCTGGGCCCTGACCTGACCGGACTGCATACTCGAATGGGGAAAGTTGCTATGACTTCCGCGATTCAGCAAACACAATTTCTGGTCATGTCAGGCACATACAAGAATCAACCGATTACCGCCCAGGAAGCTGTTCACTTGGCCGAATATTTGTCCAACCCCAACTTGATGCCGACCGCGAGCATGGAAGACAAGGCGCCAATCTTGGGCGCGTCACTCGGAGTGATCAGCCTCCTAATTGTGGTTGGACTATATCGCAAACGCCCACGCAACAGCCTTTCGCGCCATCGAGGTACAGCATGA
- a CDS encoding nitrate reductase subunit alpha — protein sequence MSWITDLFDPKQREWEDFYRNRWSYDKIIRSTHGVNCTGGCSWNIYVKNGIVTWEMQALDYPIIDKDIPPYEPRGCQRGISYSWYIYSPIRVKYPYVRGALIDLWREAKLQFPDDPVAAWNSIVSNPESRSRYHTARGKGGLRRFSWDEALEILSAANIHTVMKHGPDRIAGFSPIPAMSMVSYAAGARFMQLMGGVSLSFYDWYCDLPPASPEVWGEQTDVAESADWFKSNFIAVVGSNVLMTRTPDAHFLVEARHRGAKVVVFSPDFSMVSKVSDEWVPIHQGQDSAFWMAVGHTILREYYVERMVPFFVDYQKQFTDGPILVELHKQADGTFKPGQYVRASQVVDTKSVDNAEWKFFMLDSATGELRLPQGTVGHRWQTKKGQWNLKLEDERTGKAFDPLLMLDPKTDELVTVSLPEFSAEHGDSWVQSLVPVRKIKTPNGDVYATTAFELLVARYGVNRDASKPAPYDEPEHSYSPAWQEKFTGVSGDVVIRFAREWATTAEKSGGKCSVIIGAGVNHWYHNNLIYRSIISSLMLCGCVGKNGGGLNHYVGQEKLVPQTSWAPIAFGTDWSAPPRLQNTPSFHYVNSDQWRYDSKFDDICPVADRSHSMAHGHTIDRQVQAVRAGWLPSYPQFDQSSLEVAKEARSNGATDEASIVKNVVDRLKAKKLKFAVEDPDSPKCFPRLFYIWRGNALLSSAKGHEYFLKHYLGTHTNLIAKEQAKEHVDDVVWHDKVELGKMDLVVDLNYRMDSSALYSDIILPAATYYEKNDLNSTDMHSFIHPLQAAVPPCWESKSDWDIFREIAKATSKLAERYLPDPIEDVVTAPLAHDTPAEIAQPSIKDWSRGECEAIPGKTMPIIKVVTRDYKNVFNKFISLGPNFRKGLGMHGIQFEVADMYDAYMENNPTEKWGGGVFPSLREDLLVCEAILNFAPETNGELAFRSYKSEAINTGIDHSHAAEKTRSVRITFDDVAAQPRRILTTPFWSGVTSDKRTYSAYCQNVEGLVPWRTLSGRQHYYLDHEAYIAYGENLPTYKPRASREILGDLAQSKPGGGTLVLNYLTPHGKWSIHSTYGDTLRMRTLSRGHDPIWINDKDALLLGVEDNDWVEIFNDNGVVCTCVNVSARIPRGMCFIYHSPERTLGIPKSPERGNRRAGGHNSLTRARLKPLFMIGGYGQFTYAFNYWGPPGVNRDTFVAVKKLEKVIW from the coding sequence ATGAGTTGGATTACAGATCTTTTTGATCCCAAACAGCGAGAGTGGGAAGACTTTTACCGCAATCGTTGGTCTTATGACAAGATTATTCGCAGCACGCACGGCGTGAATTGCACAGGTGGATGCAGCTGGAATATCTACGTCAAGAATGGCATTGTCACATGGGAAATGCAGGCGCTCGATTATCCGATTATTGACAAGGATATTCCGCCGTATGAACCGCGCGGCTGTCAACGCGGAATCTCCTACTCGTGGTATATCTACAGTCCGATCCGCGTCAAGTATCCCTATGTGCGCGGAGCGCTGATTGATTTGTGGCGCGAAGCGAAACTCCAGTTTCCCGATGATCCTGTCGCGGCTTGGAATTCAATCGTCTCGAATCCAGAATCACGATCGCGCTACCACACTGCGCGCGGCAAGGGCGGCCTGCGCAGATTCAGTTGGGATGAAGCTCTCGAAATTCTTTCCGCCGCAAACATTCACACCGTAATGAAGCACGGCCCCGATCGTATCGCGGGGTTCTCGCCGATTCCTGCGATGTCCATGGTGAGTTATGCCGCAGGCGCGCGCTTCATGCAACTGATGGGCGGCGTTTCCCTTTCGTTCTACGATTGGTATTGCGATTTGCCGCCGGCCTCGCCTGAAGTTTGGGGCGAACAAACCGATGTCGCTGAAAGTGCAGATTGGTTCAAGTCGAACTTCATTGCGGTTGTAGGTTCGAACGTCCTGATGACGCGCACGCCTGATGCGCATTTCTTGGTGGAAGCACGGCATCGCGGCGCAAAAGTCGTTGTCTTTTCTCCGGACTTCTCGATGGTGTCAAAGGTGTCCGATGAGTGGGTGCCGATTCATCAAGGGCAGGATTCGGCTTTCTGGATGGCCGTCGGACACACAATTCTACGCGAATACTACGTCGAACGTATGGTTCCATTTTTTGTAGACTATCAGAAGCAATTTACCGATGGGCCAATTCTGGTTGAATTGCACAAGCAAGCTGATGGAACCTTCAAGCCCGGTCAATACGTACGCGCCTCGCAAGTTGTCGACACAAAGAGCGTTGACAATGCAGAGTGGAAATTCTTCATGCTCGACTCCGCAACCGGCGAACTTAGACTTCCGCAAGGAACTGTTGGCCACCGCTGGCAAACGAAGAAGGGTCAATGGAATCTTAAACTTGAAGACGAGCGAACAGGCAAAGCGTTTGATCCACTGCTTATGCTCGATCCAAAGACCGATGAACTGGTCACTGTTTCGTTGCCGGAGTTTTCCGCTGAGCACGGTGACAGCTGGGTCCAATCGTTGGTTCCTGTTCGCAAAATCAAGACTCCGAATGGCGACGTCTATGCCACAACTGCGTTCGAGTTGCTTGTCGCTAGATACGGCGTAAATCGCGACGCATCAAAGCCTGCACCCTATGACGAACCGGAGCATTCGTACAGTCCTGCGTGGCAGGAGAAATTTACCGGAGTGTCCGGTGATGTTGTGATACGCTTCGCCCGTGAATGGGCGACGACTGCTGAAAAGAGCGGCGGTAAATGCAGCGTCATCATTGGAGCAGGCGTCAACCACTGGTACCACAACAATCTGATCTACCGCTCGATCATTTCCAGCCTTATGCTTTGTGGCTGTGTCGGCAAGAACGGCGGCGGACTCAATCATTATGTCGGCCAGGAAAAACTCGTTCCGCAAACTTCGTGGGCGCCCATCGCATTTGGAACCGACTGGTCAGCGCCGCCGCGACTGCAAAACACCCCGTCATTTCATTATGTCAATTCCGATCAATGGCGATACGATTCAAAATTCGATGACATCTGTCCGGTCGCCGATCGCTCTCATAGCATGGCGCATGGACATACCATTGATAGACAGGTGCAAGCCGTGCGGGCTGGCTGGTTGCCCTCATACCCGCAATTTGATCAATCCTCGCTTGAAGTTGCAAAGGAAGCACGCAGCAACGGCGCAACGGACGAAGCCTCAATTGTCAAGAATGTCGTGGACAGATTGAAGGCGAAGAAGCTTAAGTTTGCAGTTGAAGACCCGGATTCTCCCAAATGTTTCCCGCGCCTTTTTTACATCTGGCGAGGAAACGCCTTGCTATCATCCGCTAAAGGCCATGAGTATTTTCTGAAGCATTATCTGGGAACGCACACAAACCTCATCGCAAAAGAGCAGGCGAAGGAGCATGTCGACGACGTTGTGTGGCACGACAAAGTCGAACTGGGCAAGATGGATCTCGTTGTGGACTTGAACTATCGTATGGATTCTTCCGCACTCTATTCTGATATTATCTTGCCGGCCGCGACGTATTACGAGAAGAACGATCTGAATTCAACAGACATGCACAGCTTCATTCATCCGTTGCAAGCTGCTGTTCCACCGTGCTGGGAATCTAAAAGTGACTGGGATATATTTCGCGAGATCGCGAAAGCGACTTCGAAACTTGCCGAGCGCTATCTGCCCGATCCAATTGAAGATGTCGTAACCGCGCCGCTCGCCCACGATACGCCCGCTGAAATCGCTCAACCCTCTATCAAGGATTGGTCCAGAGGTGAGTGTGAAGCGATCCCCGGCAAGACGATGCCCATCATCAAAGTGGTTACGCGGGACTATAAGAATGTCTTCAACAAATTCATCAGCCTTGGTCCCAATTTCCGCAAGGGCCTCGGCATGCATGGCATTCAGTTTGAAGTTGCCGATATGTATGATGCATACATGGAGAACAATCCTACTGAAAAGTGGGGGGGGGGAGTCTTCCCATCCTTGCGCGAAGACTTGCTTGTTTGCGAAGCGATTCTGAATTTTGCCCCTGAGACCAACGGTGAATTGGCGTTCCGATCGTACAAATCGGAAGCGATTAATACCGGCATTGACCATTCGCATGCCGCCGAGAAGACTCGCTCTGTTCGCATAACATTCGATGATGTCGCTGCTCAACCGAGGCGAATTCTCACGACGCCGTTTTGGTCAGGGGTAACGAGTGACAAGCGTACATATTCAGCGTATTGTCAAAATGTGGAAGGACTTGTACCATGGCGTACGCTAAGCGGCAGGCAGCATTACTACCTTGATCACGAGGCTTACATCGCTTATGGCGAGAATCTGCCGACCTACAAGCCACGCGCGTCGCGAGAGATCCTCGGCGACTTGGCACAGTCAAAACCAGGGGGCGGAACACTCGTATTGAATTACCTGACGCCACACGGCAAGTGGTCGATTCACTCGACTTATGGCGACACCTTGAGAATGCGCACATTGAGTCGTGGTCACGACCCGATTTGGATAAATGATAAAGATGCTCTGCTATTGGGAGTAGAAGACAACGATTGGGTCGAAATTTTCAATGATAACGGAGTCGTGTGCACCTGCGTCAACGTCAGCGCACGCATTCCACGCGGTATGTGTTTCATCTATCACTCGCCCGAACGCACGTTGGGGATCCCGAAATCACCCGAGCGCGGCAACCGTCGTGCGGGCGGTCACAATAGCTTGACCAGAGCGCGCCTCAAACCGCTCTTTATGATTGGTGGTTATGGTCAGTTTACATACGCGTTCAACTACTGGGGACCTCCAGGCGTGAATCGGGATACATTTGTTGCCGTCAAGAAACTCGAAAAAGTAATCTGGTAA